One window of Methanocalculus alkaliphilus genomic DNA carries:
- a CDS encoding isopentenyl phosphate kinase, which translates to MSKTTVLKLGGSVITEKQNPGVIHTTRLQAIAETIALHRDLPLIIVHGAGSCGHPEAHQYRIQEGVGEENAAGIGETHRAVAGLNGTVVSILRDAGIDAVGVHPLCGSLAEDGRLISFETGQLAVMADLGVVPVLHGDVVMDRRRGACIISGDQLVLRIAEGVRADRVGLATDVAGVLSGGEVVRELTRSTVDTIDLGDSEKMDVTGGMRGKVQELLALADTGITSSIFHIGRLGDFLAGDDHGGTEIVMEQL; encoded by the coding sequence ATGAGTAAGACGACCGTACTCAAGCTCGGGGGATCCGTGATCACCGAGAAGCAGAACCCGGGGGTGATACACACCACCCGGCTCCAGGCGATAGCGGAGACTATCGCTCTCCATCGGGATCTCCCCCTTATCATCGTCCATGGTGCGGGATCCTGCGGCCACCCTGAAGCCCACCAGTACCGAATTCAGGAGGGCGTCGGAGAGGAGAATGCCGCTGGTATCGGAGAGACACACCGTGCCGTTGCAGGTCTCAACGGCACCGTTGTCTCGATACTCCGGGATGCCGGTATCGATGCCGTCGGGGTCCACCCCCTCTGCGGCTCACTTGCAGAGGATGGACGGCTCATCTCTTTTGAGACCGGGCAGCTTGCAGTGATGGCAGATCTCGGTGTTGTACCGGTCCTCCATGGCGATGTCGTTATGGACAGGAGACGTGGAGCCTGCATCATCTCCGGTGATCAGCTCGTCCTCAGAATTGCAGAAGGGGTCCGGGCAGATCGCGTCGGCCTTGCCACCGATGTGGCCGGCGTCCTCTCCGGAGGAGAGGTGGTCCGGGAGCTGACACGATCAACCGTAGATACCATCGATCTCGGGGACTCGGAGAAGATGGATGTGACCGGAGGGATGCGGGGGAAGGTACAAGAACTTCTCGCCCTCGCCGATACGGGCATCACGTCATCGATATTTCATATTGGGCGACTCGGAGACTTTCTCGCCGGAGACGATCACGGCGGAACTGAGATCGTCATGGAGCAGCTATGA
- the mvk gene encoding mevalonate kinase: MATWSAPGKVFLFGEHAVVYGKPGIAMAIKPRVMVTVRRAKRQKKPNSSYIAECFRQMGVSGSVYVRSQLPSSSGLGSSAAVTVATLFAINDEFEMGKSPEELSSLAHIVEKNVQKGRASATDTYVSTVGGMVLITGNTKRRLPPQPIQLVIGNSLTHHNTSEMVGKVAELKRTRPQIADPIIEAIAAVTKCSMHHFNNPRELGNLMNMNHALLDALGVGHPQISRLVLAARAAGALGAKVTGAGGGGCMFALCSKSAKTRVAGAIEACDARAIITTIDTQGVRKEKDE, encoded by the coding sequence GTGGCAACATGGAGTGCTCCAGGGAAGGTCTTCCTCTTTGGTGAACATGCTGTCGTCTATGGCAAACCCGGTATTGCAATGGCGATCAAGCCGAGGGTGATGGTCACCGTCCGGAGAGCCAAGCGGCAGAAGAAACCAAACTCATCGTATATTGCCGAGTGTTTCCGGCAGATGGGGGTCTCGGGATCGGTCTATGTCAGGTCCCAGCTTCCAAGTTCATCAGGGCTCGGATCCTCGGCGGCAGTGACGGTTGCGACCCTCTTTGCAATAAATGATGAGTTTGAGATGGGCAAAAGTCCGGAAGAGCTATCATCTCTTGCTCATATTGTTGAGAAGAACGTTCAGAAGGGGCGGGCAAGCGCGACAGATACGTATGTCTCAACCGTCGGAGGGATGGTGCTCATCACCGGCAACACAAAGAGGCGGCTCCCCCCCCAGCCGATCCAGCTTGTCATCGGCAACAGCCTCACCCATCACAATACATCCGAGATGGTCGGGAAGGTGGCCGAGCTGAAGAGGACACGCCCCCAGATAGCCGATCCGATAATCGAAGCAATCGCCGCGGTCACCAAATGTTCGATGCACCACTTCAACAATCCGCGTGAACTCGGCAACCTGATGAATATGAATCATGCACTCCTGGATGCCCTCGGCGTCGGCCATCCCCAGATATCCCGTCTCGTCCTGGCTGCCCGGGCAGCCGGGGCGCTTGGAGCAAAGGTGACCGGGGCCGGAGGTGGCGGGTGTATGTTTGCACTCTGTTCCAAGAGTGCCAAAACCCGTGTCGCTGGTGCGATTGAGGCGTGCGATGCACGGGCAATCATCACCACCATTGACACCCAGGGTGTCCGGAAAGAGAAGGATGAGTAA
- the amrB gene encoding AmmeMemoRadiSam system protein B, producing the protein MEIRRCTMAGMFYPGEPGHLEQVLGMFFTKQGEQLHPLGIIVPHAGYPYSGAVAARGYSTIDPGFAGTFIIIGPSHRGYRTCVSALPWETPLGILTNDEELSLALELPVDEAAHQDDENSLETQMPLIKYRFPRARITPILMGDQSAEEAERLSGLILRAIQKTKRDVVIVASSDFSHYIPKNTAEKIDAEAIKPILSLDTDAFYKTIRELGVSACGVGPIAAMLRATGDLGAEKGILLTYMTSGDVTGDPEVVGYAAIAVV; encoded by the coding sequence ATGGAGATCCGACGGTGTACTATGGCAGGGATGTTTTATCCCGGGGAACCCGGGCACCTTGAGCAGGTGCTTGGGATGTTCTTCACGAAGCAGGGTGAGCAGCTTCATCCCCTTGGCATTATTGTTCCGCATGCAGGGTATCCGTACTCCGGTGCTGTCGCCGCCCGCGGATACAGTACCATCGATCCCGGATTCGCAGGGACATTCATCATCATCGGCCCAAGCCATCGGGGATACAGGACATGCGTATCCGCACTCCCCTGGGAGACCCCGCTTGGCATTCTGACCAATGATGAAGAGCTCTCTCTGGCACTTGAGCTCCCCGTTGATGAAGCGGCACATCAGGATGATGAAAACTCACTTGAGACACAGATGCCGCTTATCAAATACCGGTTCCCACGAGCCAGGATCACACCGATCCTGATGGGAGACCAGTCAGCGGAAGAGGCGGAACGCCTGTCAGGGCTGATCCTCCGTGCCATTCAGAAGACGAAGCGGGATGTGGTTATCGTTGCATCAAGCGACTTCTCCCATTATATACCAAAGAATACTGCCGAGAAGATTGATGCTGAAGCGATTAAACCGATCCTCTCCCTTGATACCGATGCATTTTACAAAACGATCAGGGAGCTTGGGGTATCGGCCTGTGGCGTCGGCCCTATCGCAGCCATGCTCCGTGCAACCGGGGATCTCGGTGCTGAGAAGGGGATTCTTCTCACCTATATGACAAGCGGCGATGTCACCGGGGATCCGGAAGTCGTCGGGTATGCGGCCATTGCGGTGGTGTAG
- the rpsB gene encoding 30S ribosomal protein S2, giving the protein MSETELDIELNEPLIPVEEYLAAGVHIGTQQKSNEMMNFIYRVRGDGLYIIDIRKTDERIKQVAKFLSGFEAPKILAVTSRQYGQYPARKFSETIGAMATTGRFIPGTLTNPALNKTSLQKYIEPDVVIVTDPIGDAQVVREAVLNGIPVIALCDTNNSTKNIDLVIPTNNKGRKALSMIYYLLTKEMLRIRGITTSLTPEDFETDL; this is encoded by the coding sequence ATGAGCGAGACTGAACTTGATATCGAACTGAACGAACCCCTCATCCCTGTCGAGGAGTACCTTGCAGCAGGTGTTCACATCGGAACGCAGCAGAAGAGCAATGAGATGATGAATTTCATCTACCGCGTCCGCGGAGATGGTCTGTATATCATCGATATCAGAAAGACCGATGAGCGGATCAAGCAGGTTGCAAAGTTCCTCTCCGGTTTTGAAGCCCCAAAGATTCTTGCCGTCACATCACGTCAGTACGGCCAGTATCCGGCAAGGAAATTTTCAGAGACGATCGGAGCAATGGCAACCACCGGACGGTTCATCCCAGGGACCCTCACAAATCCTGCCCTGAACAAGACATCGCTCCAGAAGTACATCGAGCCTGATGTCGTCATCGTCACCGACCCGATCGGCGATGCCCAGGTCGTTCGCGAGGCAGTCTTAAACGGTATCCCCGTCATTGCCCTCTGCGACACGAACAACAGCACAAAGAACATCGATCTCGTCATCCCGACGAACAACAAGGGACGGAAGGCTCTCTCCATGATCTACTATCTCCTGACCAAGGAGATGCTCAGAATCCGTGGTATTACAACCTCACTCACCCCCGAAGACTTCGAGACCGATCTTTAA
- the eno gene encoding phosphopyruvate hydratase — MTSIEAVTLRTILDSRGNPTIEADVIVNGGYGRAAAPSGASTGRHEAVVRPPQEAIPYAYNTVIPQLIGLDSRDQVTFDRILHEIDGTATFEGIGANIAVALSLANAKAAASATGIELYTHLGGVYADEAPLPLGNAIGGGAHAPGATEIQEFLIVPTGASSTEEAVFTNALVHKEVKKLLSGRGITCGKGDEGGWAPQISDTDALEIIGEAIDTITDETGVTVGIGLDVAASELWDGERYAYRDISRATEDQIAYIADLVDTYGLIYVEDPLHEEDFEGFGTLTSQIPDNCLICGDDLFVTNPERIQRGVELSSATAVLIKPNQIGTLTDTFEAVSLSHRTGMETVMSHRSGETTDTTIAHLATAFGCIYLKCGIVGGERIAKLNELIRISENFA; from the coding sequence ATGACATCGATAGAAGCAGTGACGCTCAGGACCATCCTCGATAGCCGTGGGAATCCGACCATCGAGGCCGATGTGATTGTCAACGGCGGGTACGGGCGTGCTGCAGCCCCGAGCGGGGCCAGCACCGGGAGGCATGAGGCGGTCGTCAGACCTCCGCAGGAGGCGATACCGTATGCATACAATACGGTCATCCCCCAGCTGATCGGTCTTGACTCCCGTGACCAGGTGACCTTTGATCGAATTCTTCATGAAATCGATGGAACAGCCACCTTTGAGGGTATCGGCGCCAATATCGCTGTTGCTCTCTCACTTGCCAACGCAAAGGCAGCAGCATCGGCGACCGGTATCGAACTCTATACCCACCTTGGGGGAGTCTATGCCGATGAAGCCCCGTTGCCGCTTGGTAATGCCATCGGCGGGGGTGCACACGCACCCGGAGCGACCGAGATCCAGGAGTTTCTTATCGTCCCAACCGGTGCCTCCTCAACAGAAGAGGCGGTCTTTACCAACGCACTCGTCCATAAGGAGGTTAAAAAGCTCCTGAGCGGACGGGGGATCACCTGCGGTAAGGGAGACGAGGGGGGCTGGGCTCCACAGATCAGCGATACAGATGCGCTTGAGATCATCGGAGAGGCGATCGATACCATCACCGATGAGACCGGTGTCACCGTCGGAATCGGCCTGGATGTCGCTGCAAGCGAGCTCTGGGATGGAGAACGGTATGCGTACCGTGACATCAGCCGGGCAACCGAGGATCAGATTGCGTATATCGCCGATCTCGTCGATACCTATGGGCTCATCTATGTTGAGGATCCACTCCATGAGGAGGATTTTGAAGGGTTTGGAACCCTCACCAGCCAGATCCCTGACAACTGCCTCATCTGTGGCGATGATCTCTTCGTCACAAACCCTGAGCGTATCCAGAGAGGAGTGGAACTCTCCTCGGCGACTGCGGTGCTGATCAAACCCAACCAGATCGGAACCCTCACCGATACCTTCGAAGCCGTGAGCCTCTCACACAGAACAGGTATGGAGACGGTGATGAGCCACCGGTCCGGAGAGACGACAGATACAACCATTGCCCACCTGGCAACAGCATTTGGATGCATCTATCTCAAATGCGGTATTGTTGGTGGCGAACGGATAGCAAAATTAAATGAATTAATTCGTATTTCGGAGAATTTCGCATGA
- a CDS encoding DNA-directed RNA polymerase subunit K — protein MISYTRYERARIIGARALQISMGAPVLIKTGRIDPLEIALEEFDKGLVPITVKRHFGDQEVVVA, from the coding sequence ATGATATCCTACACTCGATACGAACGAGCCAGGATCATCGGAGCCAGAGCATTGCAGATATCGATGGGTGCCCCGGTACTGATCAAAACCGGTCGGATTGATCCACTTGAGATCGCACTTGAGGAATTTGATAAGGGTCTTGTACCCATCACCGTCAAGCGCCATTTCGGGGATCAGGAAGTTGTGGTTGCATGA
- a CDS encoding DNA-directed RNA polymerase subunit N, with protein sequence MIPVRCFTCGKVVSTAWDEFKERKAAGEDPKEILNTLGLERYCCRRMLLSHKEIIDEQYPYQ encoded by the coding sequence ATGATACCTGTACGATGTTTCACCTGTGGAAAAGTGGTTTCCACGGCATGGGATGAGTTCAAGGAGCGGAAAGCGGCAGGTGAGGATCCAAAAGAGATCCTCAACACCCTCGGTTTAGAGCGGTACTGTTGCAGAAGAATGCTCCTCTCGCATAAGGAGATTATTGATGAACAGTATCCCTATCAGTGA
- a CDS encoding 30S ribosomal protein S9 — MGKIINTSGKRKTAVARATLREGKGRIRINSVPLEIYGSELIRMKITEALVLAPGVNDSIDIEINVSGGGINGQAEAVRTALGRGLLSWTNDPAIKEVYLGYDRTLLVNDSRQKEAKKPHGRGARKRFQKSYR, encoded by the coding sequence ATGGGAAAAATCATCAATACAAGCGGAAAGAGAAAGACAGCCGTCGCCCGCGCAACCCTCAGGGAGGGGAAGGGCAGGATCAGAATCAACTCGGTACCTCTTGAGATCTATGGATCTGAGCTTATCCGGATGAAGATCACTGAGGCACTCGTCCTTGCACCTGGCGTCAATGACTCGATTGATATCGAGATCAATGTCAGTGGAGGCGGTATCAACGGCCAGGCAGAAGCGGTCAGGACAGCACTTGGACGGGGTCTTCTGAGCTGGACGAATGATCCTGCCATCAAAGAGGTGTATCTTGGATACGACAGGACGCTCCTCGTCAATGACTCACGCCAGAAAGAGGCGAAGAAGCCGCATGGCCGTGGTGCACGGAAGAGATTCCAGAAGTCGTACCGTTAA
- a CDS encoding 50S ribosomal protein L13: MTTIINADNLLLGRLASIVAKRVINGEEIAIVNVEKAIISGSRAHVLGKYHEKRNRGSVEGGPFYPRRPDDIMKRTIRGMIPYKTGHGAEALRRVKAYVGVPDEFAGQEMESIDEAHRNRLNKPMYVTLGTVSQNLGAKF; the protein is encoded by the coding sequence ATGACAACAATCATCAATGCAGATAATCTCCTCCTCGGAAGACTTGCAAGCATCGTTGCAAAGCGGGTCATCAATGGTGAAGAGATCGCCATCGTCAATGTGGAGAAGGCGATCATCTCAGGGAGCAGGGCACATGTCCTTGGCAAGTACCATGAGAAGAGAAACCGTGGATCTGTCGAGGGAGGTCCGTTCTACCCCCGCCGTCCTGATGACATCATGAAGCGGACCATCCGTGGAATGATCCCGTACAAGACAGGCCATGGCGCCGAGGCGCTCCGCCGTGTCAAGGCATATGTCGGTGTTCCGGATGAGTTTGCAGGACAGGAGATGGAGAGCATCGACGAAGCTCACCGTAACAGGCTGAACAAGCCCATGTACGTGACGCTCGGCACAGTCAGCCAGAACCTTGGTGCAAAGTTCTAG
- a CDS encoding 50S ribosomal protein L18e, which produces MKRSGKTNPRLVNLIRMLKSASHENEANIWREIARRLDTSSSNYAEVNIGKINRYAQAGEIILVPGKVLGSGILDQSVKVAALHFSESAREKIVQAEGDCMTIEELVSAHPAGSRVRILR; this is translated from the coding sequence ATGAAGAGATCGGGCAAAACAAACCCGCGCCTCGTCAATCTTATCAGGATGCTCAAATCCGCATCCCATGAGAACGAGGCGAATATCTGGCGTGAGATTGCACGGAGGCTCGACACGTCCAGCAGTAACTATGCCGAAGTCAATATCGGCAAGATCAACCGCTATGCGCAGGCAGGCGAGATCATTCTCGTCCCCGGGAAGGTTCTCGGAAGCGGTATACTCGATCAGTCCGTCAAGGTAGCGGCACTTCACTTCTCCGAGTCAGCACGTGAGAAGATTGTGCAGGCTGAGGGAGATTGTATGACGATCGAAGAGCTCGTCTCGGCACATCCTGCCGGCAGCCGGGTCAGGATACTGAGGTGA
- a CDS encoding DNA-directed RNA polymerase subunit D yields the protein MEIVFGRLDESVAQFTLSSTSVAFANSLRRSMMGEVPTLAIEDIRIYDNTSVLFDEMLAHRIGMIPLKTDLSRFVRKEDCTCEGVGCPHCQVTFTITVEGPKTVMSGDMISDDPMTGPVEANVPIVKLWGDQKLVLEAVAVLNIGTEHAKWQPTIACGYKEYPVIDVTDRCDGCGMCVDECPRNVLEVKGQTVRVVDGKLEACSLCRLCEKACIGTGIGEESAIIIDTDETKFLFVVEGDGSLSARQIVEEGLRYIRTRSDSLVEALQEISTEGL from the coding sequence ATGGAGATCGTATTCGGCAGGCTTGACGAGAGCGTTGCACAGTTCACCCTCAGCTCGACATCTGTGGCATTTGCAAACAGCCTCAGACGGTCGATGATGGGTGAGGTTCCGACACTCGCCATCGAAGATATCAGGATCTATGATAACACAAGCGTCCTCTTTGACGAGATGCTCGCCCACCGTATCGGTATGATCCCGCTGAAGACAGACCTGTCCAGATTTGTGAGGAAGGAAGACTGCACCTGTGAGGGTGTCGGCTGCCCCCACTGCCAGGTCACATTCACCATCACCGTTGAAGGTCCAAAGACCGTCATGTCAGGTGATATGATATCAGATGACCCGATGACCGGGCCTGTCGAAGCGAACGTCCCCATAGTGAAGCTCTGGGGAGATCAGAAACTCGTCCTTGAAGCAGTGGCAGTTCTGAATATCGGAACCGAACACGCAAAGTGGCAGCCGACAATCGCATGCGGATACAAAGAGTACCCCGTGATAGACGTCACCGATCGGTGTGACGGATGCGGAATGTGTGTCGATGAGTGCCCCCGGAATGTCCTTGAGGTAAAGGGTCAGACGGTGCGTGTCGTTGACGGAAAACTCGAGGCCTGTTCACTCTGCCGGCTCTGTGAGAAGGCATGCATAGGAACAGGTATCGGGGAAGAATCAGCCATCATAATAGATACAGATGAGACAAAGTTCCTCTTTGTCGTCGAAGGTGACGGATCCCTATCCGCCCGGCAGATCGTCGAAGAGGGACTGCGATATATCAGAACCAGGTCAGACAGCCTGGTAGAAGCGTTACAGGAAATATCCACGGAGGGACTGTAG
- a CDS encoding 30S ribosomal protein S11: protein MAAEKDKWGIAHIFASFNNTIITVTDLSGAETICKSSGGMVVKQARNESSPYAAMQMATNIAHAARDKGFVGLHVKVRAPGRGKQRSPGPGAQAAIRALARAGVRIGRIEDVTPVSHDSIRTKGGRRGRRV, encoded by the coding sequence ATGGCAGCTGAGAAGGATAAGTGGGGTATCGCCCACATATTTGCATCATTCAACAACACCATCATCACCGTCACGGATCTCTCGGGAGCTGAGACTATCTGTAAGAGCAGTGGTGGAATGGTCGTTAAACAGGCACGGAACGAGAGCTCGCCCTATGCCGCAATGCAGATGGCAACAAACATTGCCCATGCAGCTCGTGACAAGGGATTCGTTGGTCTGCATGTGAAGGTTCGTGCACCAGGCCGCGGAAAGCAGAGGAGCCCGGGTCCCGGCGCTCAGGCGGCCATCCGGGCTCTTGCCCGTGCAGGTGTCCGCATCGGCAGAATCGAAGATGTCACCCCGGTCTCACATGACAGTATCCGGACCAAGGGTGGCAGGCGGGGAAGGAGAGTCTGA
- a CDS encoding 30S ribosomal protein S4, whose amino-acid sequence MGYPGKNHKQYQSPKRRFEKARIDDERKIAIDFGLRNKKEIWKATHILRRHRQGARNILAMTSGGIDQERIEGRQEELLQHLQRYAIVGAGATIDDVLSLTINHILERRLQTIVYRKGLARSPKQARQLIGHGHIAIAGRRVTVPGYMVTRADEEQISYYKTSPLSSESNPERGRINNVRA is encoded by the coding sequence ATGGGATACCCAGGAAAGAACCACAAGCAGTACCAGTCACCGAAGCGCCGTTTCGAGAAGGCCCGGATCGACGACGAACGTAAGATTGCCATTGACTTTGGTCTCCGAAACAAGAAGGAGATCTGGAAGGCAACCCATATCCTCCGCCGCCACCGCCAGGGTGCACGGAACATCCTTGCGATGACCTCCGGTGGTATAGACCAGGAGCGTATCGAGGGACGGCAGGAAGAGCTTCTTCAGCACCTGCAGCGGTATGCCATCGTCGGTGCAGGGGCAACGATTGATGACGTCCTTTCGCTGACGATTAATCATATCCTTGAACGCCGTCTCCAGACGATCGTCTACAGAAAGGGTCTTGCGCGCTCACCAAAGCAGGCACGCCAGCTCATCGGCCATGGCCATATCGCCATCGCCGGCAGGCGTGTCACCGTCCCGGGCTACATGGTCACCCGGGCTGATGAAGAGCAGATCAGCTACTACAAGACGTCGCCACTCTCAAGCGAGAGTAACCCCGAACGCGGCCGAATCAATAATGTAAGGGCATAA
- a CDS encoding 30S ribosomal protein S13 has protein sequence MEEELNYFVRVSNTDLDGTQSVRISLTGIKGVGLHTALILARKADVNTHAVMGKLSDEEVDRIRSVVDEYVNTAPTWMMNRPKDLYTGKARHITGVDVALTREEDLNIMKKMRCYRGIRHETGQKVRGQRTKSTGRTGTTVGVSKKKK, from the coding sequence ATGGAAGAAGAACTGAATTACTTCGTACGCGTCAGTAACACAGATCTCGACGGCACACAGTCGGTCCGGATCTCGCTGACGGGCATCAAAGGCGTGGGGCTCCACACCGCGCTCATCCTTGCACGGAAGGCAGACGTCAACACCCATGCAGTCATGGGAAAACTCTCAGATGAAGAGGTTGACCGTATCCGCTCCGTTGTGGATGAGTACGTCAATACAGCTCCCACCTGGATGATGAACCGCCCAAAAGATCTCTATACAGGGAAAGCCCGCCACATCACCGGTGTTGATGTCGCTCTTACACGTGAAGAGGACTTAAACATCATGAAGAAGATGCGGTGCTACCGTGGTATCAGACATGAGACAGGACAGAAAGTACGTGGCCAGCGGACAAAGTCCACAGGCAGAACCGGAACAACTGTCGGTGTCTCGAAGAAGAAGAAGTGA
- a CDS encoding deoxyhypusine synthase produces MDLTPTSPVKPTEHIAELLESMSRTGFQGRKLGEAYIIWKEMIQEPDCTILLGLSGAMVPAGMQECLISLAERHYMDAIVSTGANIFHDICEHLGVRHYRGHHHADDVALFEKGIDRIYDVFAYEEQFRSVDQRVADFIASIAPFRGSSRELIRRLGEWLIEVRPEGRSLTATCAAEGIPIFVPALADSSIGISLVMARREGTDVQVDQISDADEITAIVERSAKTGVIYIGGGVPKNFIQQTQVIASIHDSDLEGHAYAIQFTTDAPHWGGLSGCTFEEAISWGKETVTCPRVQCFCDATIAIPLMTSALVSSGIRRPDRG; encoded by the coding sequence ATGGATCTGACCCCGACAAGCCCGGTGAAACCGACGGAACATATCGCAGAACTCCTTGAGTCCATGAGCCGAACCGGTTTTCAGGGGCGAAAACTAGGAGAAGCATACATTATATGGAAAGAGATGATTCAGGAGCCGGATTGCACCATTCTTCTTGGCCTCTCCGGTGCGATGGTCCCCGCCGGTATGCAGGAATGCTTAATCAGTCTCGCAGAACGGCACTACATGGATGCCATCGTCTCAACCGGGGCGAACATCTTTCACGACATCTGTGAGCACCTCGGCGTCCGGCACTACCGGGGCCACCACCATGCCGATGATGTGGCCCTCTTTGAGAAGGGGATCGACCGGATCTATGATGTCTTCGCCTATGAAGAACAGTTCCGGAGTGTTGATCAGCGGGTTGCCGACTTTATCGCCAGTATCGCACCCTTCCGGGGATCAAGCCGTGAACTGATCCGGAGGCTTGGAGAATGGCTCATCGAGGTCCGACCGGAAGGCCGGTCGCTCACCGCCACCTGTGCTGCCGAAGGGATCCCAATCTTCGTCCCTGCGCTTGCCGACTCGTCAATCGGGATCAGCCTTGTCATGGCGCGACGTGAGGGGACCGATGTCCAGGTCGATCAGATCAGCGATGCCGACGAGATCACCGCTATCGTTGAGCGATCGGCAAAGACAGGGGTCATCTATATCGGAGGTGGAGTGCCGAAGAACTTTATCCAGCAGACCCAGGTGATCGCATCCATCCACGATAGTGACCTTGAGGGGCATGCCTATGCCATCCAGTTCACCACCGATGCCCCCCACTGGGGAGGTCTCTCGGGATGCACCTTCGAAGAAGCGATCAGCTGGGGCAAGGAGACGGTTACCTGCCCGCGGGTCCAGTGCTTCTGCGATGCAACAATCGCCATCCCCCTGATGACCTCTGCCCTCGTATCCTCAGGGATCAGGCGGCCGGATCGTGGCTGA
- a CDS encoding CBS domain-containing protein — translation MTTQITIKDVMSKPVSIAKSSLITEALERMLDEGVDPIIVTHHNQVVGTASRRTIAEKIGSKRSGPIPPTQIHVANVTKEDYTFAYQDQDIDILIPLLQSYKIVVVLDAEHKLIGMVTMGDLLKVMKPDCPLEEVIELAPKISPEDRIVHLHRRMVDDSATRFIVADNSRVLGIVTETDLAQSIMKLKELVEVKHHDNRIRNLIAQDIMSTPVTSVEKSKTVDDVIALMEEKNISTVLVTNDTKPVGLVTRRSLINAL, via the coding sequence ATGACAACACAGATCACCATCAAAGACGTCATGTCAAAGCCCGTCAGTATCGCAAAATCCTCACTCATCACCGAGGCACTCGAACGCATGCTCGATGAGGGGGTCGATCCGATCATCGTCACTCACCACAATCAGGTCGTAGGGACTGCATCCCGGCGCACAATTGCCGAAAAGATCGGGAGCAAAAGGAGTGGCCCCATTCCCCCGACGCAGATTCATGTAGCGAACGTCACCAAAGAAGACTACACCTTCGCCTACCAGGATCAGGATATTGACATCCTCATCCCCCTCCTCCAGAGCTATAAGATCGTCGTCGTGCTGGATGCAGAGCACAAGCTCATCGGCATGGTGACAATGGGCGATCTCCTTAAAGTGATGAAACCCGACTGCCCGCTTGAAGAGGTCATCGAGCTTGCACCGAAGATCTCACCCGAGGACCGGATCGTTCACCTCCACAGGAGGATGGTCGATGATTCAGCAACACGGTTCATCGTTGCTGACAATAGCAGGGTCCTTGGTATCGTCACCGAGACCGATCTCGCACAGTCCATAATGAAGCTCAAAGAGCTGGTGGAGGTAAAACACCATGATAACCGGATCCGCAATCTGATCGCCCAGGATATCATGAGCACCCCCGTCACCTCCGTCGAGAAGAGTAAAACCGTCGATGATGTCATCGCATTGATGGAAGAGAAGAATATCAGTACCGTCCTTGTAACTAACGATACAAAGCCGGTCGGTCTTGTCACTCGCAGATCGCTTATCAACGCGCTCTGA